A window of Hemibagrus wyckioides isolate EC202008001 linkage group LG03, SWU_Hwy_1.0, whole genome shotgun sequence contains these coding sequences:
- the kifbp gene encoding KIF-binding protein, whose amino-acid sequence MASTNSREWKAVCEKFRQAQDLSEIESRKDPENDPFRSKYKARELLKEIHCTVKNFEVDDRENEDRETDGQSGEHGDGEAINGGVHQVHAGDSRAGLRAAKLGVIEYYLGVNHIETEELSAGEEYLMTCLKLLDECTVTRENVSLLIQVRNQLGILWAGRDETETAQGFLEKAESIYTHYMKEDGQPPLDLVDFFVLEEDAPSQQERIRRFEMAYTHTLYYLAQVYKNMGQYERAGQYCHSTLQRQLKFSQFVPLEWAINAATLSQYYITKTRYMEARHCLAAANVIAGLAGEVPSEAAAKESEVEYEKREQLRQKRAEIARCWIKYCLNLLQDAKKLLEDNIGELDLDRQEELQRARRGEEEEKERGRKTAFLFDSTDTFDSICSQEEKVSCIFPLSFDEARAIFLVGQNYVTQAKEYFEMDGHVTDHIEILQDHSALFKVLAFFEEDLERRCKMHKRRVDMLEPICKDLNAQYYLLICRQLQFELAETFYEMMDLKLAVAEKQDQPDAHTIKKFNHLCSASIKYYQTFLDSIRSPEGKFPEKLEDDVLRPALVAKFRIARLQSKIITGNLATQLENLSLSLESYNFVVQYCENHPESKKSVETELELSEEMVSLLPIKINRIQGRIASSN is encoded by the exons ATGGCTTCCACCAACAGCCGAGAATGGAAGGCGGTGTGCGAGAAATTTCGCCAAGCCCAAGATCTTTCCGAAATCGAATCGCGAAAAGATCCCGAAAACGACCCTTTCCGCTCTAAGTACAAGGCCAGGGAGCTGCTGAAGGAGATTCACTGTACGGTTAAAAATTTCGAGGTAGACGACCGCGAGAACGAGGACCGGGAGACGGACGGTCAGTCAGGAGAGCACGGAGACGGGGAGGCGATAAATGGAGGAGTCCATCAAGTGCACGCGGGCGACTCTCGAGCAGGACTCCGAGCCGCCAAACTCGGAGTGATTGAGTATTACCTGGGTGTGAACCATATCGAAACCGAGGAGCTCTCCGCTGGCGAAGAGTACTTAATGACCTGTCTGAAATTACTAGATGAGTGTACGGTAACACGGGAAAACGTCTCGCTCCTCATACAAGTCAGG aaCCAACTTGGCATCTTATGGGCCGGACGTGACGAAACCGAGACAGCTCAAGGCTTTTTAGAAAAGGCCGAGTCGAtttatacacactacatgaaAGAG GATGGCCAACCACCTTTGGATTTGGTAGATTTCTTTGTGCTAGAAGAAGATGCACCATCCCAGCAAGAGAGAATAAGGAG ATTTGAAATGgcgtacacgcacacactttaTTATCTGGCTCAAGTGTATAAAAATATGGGTCAGTATGAGAGAGCAGGACAGTACTGCCACAGCACATTGCAGAGGCAGCTAAAGTTCAGCCAGTTTGTGCCACTCGAGTGGGCCATCAATGCTGCCACACTGTCGCAGTATTATATAACCAAG acacGGTACATGGAGGCACGACACTGTTTGGCTGCAGCTAATGTCATTGCTGGTCTGGCTGGAGAAGTTCCTTCAGAGGCTGCTGCCAAAGAAA GTGAAGTTGAATATGAAAAACGTGAGCAGCTGCGTCAGAAAAGAGCTGAAATCGCAAGGTGCTGGATCAAATATTGCCTTAATCTTTTACAAGATGCCAAAAAGCTTCTGGAG GACAACATTGGGGAGCTAGACCTGGACCGACAGGAAGAGCTGCAAAGAGCCAGAAGGGGcgaggaagaggaaaaagaaagaggaagaaaaacgGCATTTCTCTTTGATTCCACCGACACGTTCGATTCCATTTGCAGCCAGGAGGAGAAGGTGAGCTGCATATTTCCATTGAGCTTTGATGAAGCCCGCGCTATCTTTCTGGTGGGTCAGAACTACGTGACGCAGGCCAAGGAGTATTTCGAGATGGATGGTCATGTAACCGACCACATTGAGATCCTTCAGGATCACAGCGCTCTTTTTAAGGTCCTGGCCTTTTTTGAGGAGGACCTGGAGCGCCGCTGCAAGATGCACAAGCGTCGCGTGGACATGCTCGAGCCCATCTGCAAGGACCTGAACGCTCAGTACTACTTACTGATCTGCCGACAGTTGCAGTTCGAACTCGCTGAGACCTTCTACGAAATGATGGACCTAAAACTGGCTGTGGCAGAAAAGCAGGACCAGCCAGATGCACACACCATAAAGAAGTTCAACCACTTGTGCTCAGCATCCATCAAATATTACCAGACGTTTCTCGACTCCATTCGTTCACCAGAGGGAAAGTTCCCTGAAAAACTCGAAGACGATGTGCTGAGGCCGGCACTGGTGGCTAAGTTTCGTATTGCTCGACTTCAGTCTAAGATCATCACAGGAAACCTGGCCACTCAACTGGAGAATCTCAGCCTCTCACTGGAGTCTTACAACTTTGTTGTGCAGTATTGTGAGAACCACCCAGAATCCAAGAAATCTGTGGAAACTGAACTGGAGCTGAGTGAGGAAATGGTGTCCCTCCTCCCTATAAAGATCAACAGAATACAGGGCAGAATTGCTTCCTCCAACTAA
- the srgn gene encoding serglycin isoform X1 has translation MRFYYSLTLSALVLLYLISDNVLEASKKDKGRYMFVKCSPDSKNANCLTKKGPWIDLQGKPHQISSKDINGIYPVQSSEESFESGDGSGDFINLPDLNRKPRDGSAEEDTVLEGSADYNYISPLLEKPKLTAEDLREDNVIE, from the exons ATGCGATTCTACTACAGCTTGACTTTATCAGCCCTCGTCCTCTTATACCTGATATCGGATAATGTACTCG aaGCCTCAAAGAAAGACAAAGGCAGGTACATGTTTGTGAAGTGCAGTCCAGACAGCAAAAATGCAAACTGTCTCACAAAGAAGGGCCCGTGGATCGATCTGCAAGGAAAACCTCACCAGATTTCTTCTAAAGACATAAATGGCAT ttATCCTGTCCAGAGCAGTGAAGAGAGCTTTGAGTCTGGAGACGGCTCTGGTGACTTCATCAACTTACCTGATTTAAACCGGAAACCACGTGATGGTAGTGCAGAAGAGGACACTGTGCTGGAAGGGAGCGCTGATTACAACTATATCAGTCCTTTGTTGGAGAAACCCAAGCTGACTGCTGAGGATCTGCGTGAAGATAATGTGATCGAATGA
- the srgn gene encoding serglycin isoform X2: MRFYYSLTLSALVLLYLISDNVLASKKDKGRYMFVKCSPDSKNANCLTKKGPWIDLQGKPHQISSKDINGIYPVQSSEESFESGDGSGDFINLPDLNRKPRDGSAEEDTVLEGSADYNYISPLLEKPKLTAEDLREDNVIE; this comes from the exons ATGCGATTCTACTACAGCTTGACTTTATCAGCCCTCGTCCTCTTATACCTGATATCGGATAATGTACTCG CCTCAAAGAAAGACAAAGGCAGGTACATGTTTGTGAAGTGCAGTCCAGACAGCAAAAATGCAAACTGTCTCACAAAGAAGGGCCCGTGGATCGATCTGCAAGGAAAACCTCACCAGATTTCTTCTAAAGACATAAATGGCAT ttATCCTGTCCAGAGCAGTGAAGAGAGCTTTGAGTCTGGAGACGGCTCTGGTGACTTCATCAACTTACCTGATTTAAACCGGAAACCACGTGATGGTAGTGCAGAAGAGGACACTGTGCTGGAAGGGAGCGCTGATTACAACTATATCAGTCCTTTGTTGGAGAAACCCAAGCTGACTGCTGAGGATCTGCGTGAAGATAATGTGATCGAATGA
- the vps26a gene encoding vacuolar protein sorting-associated protein 26A codes for MSFLGGLFGPVCEIDVVLNDAESRKTAELKTEDGKVEKHYLFYDGESVSGKVNLNVKQTGKRLEHQGIRIEFVGQIELFSDKSNTHEFVNLVKELALPGELTQNRSYDFEFMQVEKPYESYVGANVRLRYFLKVTIVRRLSDLVKEYDIIVHQLATYPDVNNSIKMEVGIEDCLHIEFEYNKSKYHLKDVIVGKIYFLLVRIKIQHMELQLIKKEMTGIGPSTTTETETVAKYEIMDGAPVKGESIPIRLFLAGYDLTATMRDVNKKFSVRYFLNLVLVDEEDRRYFKQQEIVLWRKAPEKLRKRNFHQRYESPESRPSLSAEQPEM; via the exons ATG AGTTTCCTCGGTGGCCTGTTTGGTCCTGTGTGTGAGATTGATGTCGTACTCAACgatgcagagagcagaaaaacaGCAGAGCTGAAGACAGAAGATGGGAAAGTggagaaacattatttattttatgatggAGAGTCAGTTTCTGGAAAG GTAAACCTCAACGTAAAACAAACTGGCAAGCGGCTCGAGCATCAGGGAATTCGGATAGAATTCGTCGGACAGATTG AACTGTTCAGTGATAAAAGCAACACACACGAGTTTGTGAACCTGGTGAAGGAGCTTGCTCTTCCAGGAGAGCTGACCCAGAACCGCAGCTATGACTTTGAGTTCATGCAGGTGGAGAAGCCATACGAGTCCTATGTCGGAGCTAACGTGCGACTGAG GTATTTCCTCAAAGTAACCATAGTGAGGAGGCTTTCTGATTTGGTCAAGGAGTATGACATCATTGTCCATCAGCTTGCCACCTACCCAGATGTCAACAATTCCATCAAGATGGAAGTGGGCATTGAGGACTGCCTACACATAGAGTTTGAGTACAACAAATCCAA ATACCACCTAAAGGATGTCATTGTAGGTAAAATCTACTTTCTGCTGGTTCGAATCAAAATCCAACACATGGAGCTTCAGCTAATCAAGAAAGAAATGACAGGAATTG GACCGAGCACAACTACCGAGACAGAAACTGTGGCTAAGTACGAGATTATGGATGGCGCACCGGTGAAAG GCGAGTCCATTCCAATTCGCCTCTTCCTGGCTGGCTATGACCTCACAGCTACAATGAGAGATGTAAACAAGAAGTTCTCAGTGAGGTACTTCCTAAATCTGGTGCTGGTGGATGAAGAGGACAGGAGATACTTCAAACAGCAG GAGATCGTTTTGTGGCGAAAAGCCCCCGAGAAGCTCAGAAAACGCAACTTCCACCAGCGTTATGAGTCTCCGGAGTCACGGCCGAGCCTTTCTGCTGAACAGCCTGAAATGTGA